The sequence below is a genomic window from Pectinophora gossypiella chromosome 13, ilPecGoss1.1, whole genome shotgun sequence.
CTTAGTTTGCACTGTTGGCGTAGATTTGTTCATATTTTGTGggtaattcataattatttttttattagtaaccTTCATTCCTTGCAAATGTGAAGGATGTTTTACTGGGTTCTTTTTAACAACAATTCCTTGTTTTCTCAGTTTTTGCAGTTCTGATGGTAATGGCTTTGGTCCaggtttttgttttgtatttctgttTAGTTGCTTAGCTACAATCTGCGAAGGTACTTCTTCTATTCCTTGGAAATCTATGCCTTCACCAAACACATCTTTATTCATAGTTAGAAACTCATCAAGTGTTATTGCTGCTTTCTTGGATTTCTTGTGTTTTTTGTGCTTTTTCCTTTTTTCACGAATAACTTCTTCATTTGTGTTGTCATTATCATTAGATTCATTCATAGCCTGTTGTAGTAGTTCTtcctgaaataataaataagaattagttatttaaaacaaacaaataaacgattatcttatcttatttattacttagtaCTTACATTTAGATCATACAAAACTACTGTTActactaagtaggtaatatgACTTACAATTCCAAAAGAACCTCCAGCGTCTTCTTCCTGAGATTCATTTTCTACTTTCTCCATTGTCGGAGGAACTGTTTCTAGAGAGAATTCTGTTATTTCTTTTGCTCTGAAACAATATGACACAAAACATTAagaatacataaacttacgcccacaatccctaatggggtggacaagCCAAGTAAAtaatcagaagataacttgcaggcACTTATAATACAAAGTATGAAAATATCACAATCCCTTTGTCAGTTTAATGGCATGCACGGGGAATATAAATTACCGAATGGGTTCTATGTTTTTGATTTGCATCCAGACCGTCATAGGAGCATGAGGAAACCTGTATTATTAGTCCAAAATAACAGTAATTATGGTTAAGTATCTTACAATTCATTATCTTCACTATACAAGTCATCGATGGAATGGAACGTGAGATGTAATTCATATGCATCAAGGTGATAAAACACGGCGTCACATAATGGGCAGCGGAGAATATCTTCGGGACTCTGGTTTTCATCACCATGGTCGTCACTCATATGCTTCTGTAAGTATAAATATGCAATACTTAAATACAGTGTTATAGTTTGGAATGatagtttgttttttaaatgaaaacctATCACAGGAAATgatcatatttttaatttagacaATAGGTGTTATTACATAAGATAGGGTCTTATTTTAGCTAACATGACAAGTTTTTAAAGGTTTGGTCAGGCTTTATCATTTTAAAATAGCCACTCAGGGACAactatatctttatttattactgtAAAGCTGGCAATAAAATTACAGATAATAAAGCATACTTTGGCCAAGATTATTGTTGATAGTAATCGTTATAATATAACTATGAATACAGTAGAACACTGGATAACTCAAGGGTCTAAATACGTACATGCAGATTGACTTTGTTGCAATATTCTTCTCCACAAAAAGGGCAGTAGTAGACTTGCAGCATCTCCtataaaaccataaaaaaataaatcagtagatttttttatttgttgcatAATAAAGTCTTTAAtttataaacagcttatatacgtccaattgttgggcacaggcctctttcAGTGAACCAAAGttgcatggagcatactccaccatgctgctccattgCAGATTAGTGGAACCATTTGGGCTACTTGCCCAAGACCAACAAGCTAaacatgccttccaaagcatggaattatcttattttttcatacaaaccaGCTGACtcaacctgcaatgtcttagccacacaaagtgatttttgatggTAATGAGAACATCGGGAAACAAAACTGGGCCTCCAaattgtgagcccaatgctctaaccactaaaccacagaggttgttgtttttttctttaatccagtaagtattttattataaggaaAAATTTCAGTACCTGATTAAACATCTTTAGTTTCTTAGAATGTCCAATAGCAGCTAGTTCAGTGTCTTGCCGgtggaaatatttattatggtaCACCATGGCAGAGGGCATAAAGAAATCTACCTCACAGTAGTCACAGTGGAACCCTGCCTGCTCTTGGTCCTCAGACTTATGGTTAGACTGTATGTGTTTATTGTACAGATGCTGAAACATGGAGTTCATCAATGAGTCAAAATAGGTTCATGAAATTGAATGGTAGCTGCATAAAAGTAGGCCTTacatttacttaaaaataagaGTTTATTACTTAATACGAGTTTAGTATTTTATATGATAACAGATAAAAAAAGCATGATAACAAAACAAGAGTAGGCAAGTAGTGGGGGGAGGGCATAGGTCGTGTTTGGCAGTTTAGTGGGCAGTGTGTAAACTAGTGTTACATTTACCTTCATCGTAAATAGCTTCCCACACCACGGACAGAAGTATTTAGCGTCGTGGTCCGGGTGCATCTTGTGTTTGTGAGTTATAGCTTTCGATATAGTCGGGAACACATCTGAACACACATCACAATTCACAACCTCACCATCCTCAGATTTTTCGGAAGCCATCTCGTTCTTACTATTCTTCACAGTCTGATTAAACTTCGGATCGCCGTGTTTTCTATCGTGAACATTAACTTGGTTAGAATTCATAGAACGACTTCCAATggcaataaatacaaattattattgttatacctgaaatgTATCTGTAATTCCTCCTTATCGTCGAAGGATATATTGCAGAAAATGCAGTTAAATTCCTGTGCCGACGTCATTATGTGTTTGTATCTACTATCACAGTTTTTTATTATAACGAGAATTCATTCTTTCACAACACAAAGCATTGagtttttgagttttaaaattaacaaaatgtcACTATCCTATATTAAGTTTTACCTCACAATATTGCTTCTATACATAAAGTAATAAGCATTTTGCCCATATTTTTAATtcccaaacaatacaaataatacattcgccattttttattatttatcttttaattatttttaatctgtggAAGGTAAATGCTCcacagataataatattttgttttttttttatactacaCACAGTCGGTCAGTTAGTCTGCACAGTATTGACCAAACATGTTGGGTGAAAGATGAGTTTTAtatctttttaccgacttcaaaaaaggaggcggttctcaattcgaccgtatatatttttttatgtttgttcgggcataacttcgtcgtgtataaaccgattttaataattcttttttggTTTATCGAACGACATTATGGATTAAAATCGGAAGATTCACATAATTCACATAACCACAAAACTAGCAACACGGGTCCCCGGCGGACTACTTACAATCAACCTTAATAGTGTTCATTATAGCACaattcctaattttaagttctgtcattttcttatcatcGGGAAAGGAAAGGGGCGAGTGatcttttgaataaaaatacattataacaaACGATTTTATTACTCACCTGCAGTAACGTATTGATGTAAAATCTTGACTTACACGACTCCGCTACCACCAGACTAGTAAAATATCATTCGATTATGGAATTTTAAGTCGTGGACTTGCGATATAGTTTATATTGACAACATAAATGAGCAGACAGCTCGGTGTCAGCAAACTTCCCGCCATCAGACTGCTCAGTAGTTGAATGCCAGCAGTCGTTTTAGTTTAGGGCGGGTTGGGAGCGGTGTTGGAGAAGCGTTGCATAGGTACTTTCCAAAAATTCTAATGTCCGAATCCGAAACACATTACTCATAACAGTTTTGGCATACTCCTGTTACACTGAATATTAATTTCGCAGAAATTATGATTCGGCATagctaagtacttattattttgccattcatcatttaatattttaaattgtgtTTCAGATATTGCGAAGACAACAATAAGTTATAGCTATGTTCAAAAAACTGGTTTCTGGAGTTCACAACACAACACGGTTTTATTCTGGTGTATctccaaaaataaaaagtcgtaAATAtgtattaacaaaatattttcaaggAGAGCCGAAGAAAAGTGATTTCCAGCTAGTAGAAGAGGAAATCCCTGAATTGAAAGATGGAGGTGGTATAATATATCATACATAATCAAAGCTTAatttataagaataaaatataaaggtgaggcgtgtgtacttagttcatcttgtgatggatgtacctctgtcaaacctgattgggatatagtagtgagcgtatattatgttatgttattataaaacttacaaaatcTTCTTGGAATAAGTACCTTTTTATGATTTCAGAAATTTTAACTGAAGCAGAGTACCTAAGTGTTGATCCATATATGCGTGCTTACATGATTGGTTATAAATTACCTACAGACATGATAGGCGGACAAGTTGCCAAGTTAGTATTAAAAGTTTACTACTATAATTATCTTTTCGTAAAGTAACTTTCTCCTCTTTTAAAAAGGGGTGGAAGAATGACATTACTGTCATACAAATAAACAGGATGGTAaagtgtatattttttgtttttcttttacaacATGACCAAAACAAAATGTTTCGTTTTTGTTCCAACTGTTCCAAGTTCCAACCAAAAATATACTACAAACGGTGGGggttatacataaaaaataataatagaacaattaattaaaattaatcaatTAATTTTGACGCAGCCTGTTATGGATGCCTAGactttttgttgttttaatatTGTTGCCTAATTATTCAGTTTTACACGACTtattcattcttctttttttttcgtgtCTTCTTCGTTTCTATtgcattaattaaaaaagaacttgattgacgtgactttttcgatatgaaaataaataatagtaggtGTAGTAAAAGTATTGATTTTCACTCGGAAAATACAATTACTTCACTTCAAACTACACTCTCATTAGTAAATGGTCACTTTCTCCTTGGACTTGGTGAACAATGtactactattttattattctttttttacgaTGTTCTCATTAcgactaattttatttcagaataATAGCGAGTCGCAATAATGAGTATCCTGTTGGTAAATATGTATGTGGCTCTTTTGGATGGCGCACACACACCGTGATCAATCCAGTTCAAAGAACAACCGGTCTCTTACCTTTGACACTTTTGCCAGACATAAGTCCGTATCCAATTTCGATTGCATTAGGAATTCTAGGTATGCCTGGGTgagtaaagtaataaaataaaattgaaagttGTATTGTATCCCAATGTTAAACGAATTATGTGCAAAGATTTTTATGATTCGATGTGAgtgaaacatttatttaaatgtagtgCAAGAAAAAGAGCTACGtatttttagaactgtcaaaatagaagaaaatttagtttaatatcatcatcatcaatttaagagccacgctcttgtcggtgtagcattctccatgctacttttttagggaaaaatagcgcagtggtttccctcttgccttctgcccagtTAAATTTATGTCTGTCAAAATCAACATCATCACTCATAATCGAAAATGAAGATTCTTGAATCGTTACAGCAATACAGCTTACTTTGGGTTGAAAGAAATATGCCAACCGAAACCAGGTGAAACAATTGTAATTACTGGCGCGGCTGGAGCCGTAGGTTCTCATGTGGGACAAATCGGAAAATTAATGGGTACGTATTTTTAACACCATTAAATTCGTTTTGAATTAATAACACTTAAGTATAACTGTAACCGTAACGTAGAGCCCTCATAGTATGACACgtgatacaataaaaaaatagcttatTTGATACGACGTGACATCGCGAGTGATACGCGGGCTTCGTTATTCGGCTTCTTAAAATCCGAGGTTCTTATTTTAcacctacctacatattttcAACAACATCTATAATTTTCCAGGTTGTCGGGTTGTAGGATTTGCTGGCACCGATGAGAAATGCAAATATTTAGAACAAGAATTAGGATTTG
It includes:
- the LOC126371812 gene encoding prostaglandin reductase 1-like, encoding MFKKLVSGVHNTTRFYSGVSPKIKSRKYVLTKYFQGEPKKSDFQLVEEEIPELKDGEILTEAEYLSVDPYMRAYMIGYKLPTDMIGGQVAKIIASRNNEYPVGKYVCGSFGWRTHTVINPVQRTTGLLPLTLLPDISPYPISIALGILGMPGNTAYFGLKEICQPKPGETIVITGAAGAVGSHVGQIGKLMGCRVVGFAGTDEKCKYLEQELGFDRAFNYKTVDIKSALKEGAPKRVDCYFDNVGGEISSTIINYMNKYGRVAVCGSISSYNDAKLPKVTILQPAVVLKELKMEGFLVNRWTDRWDEGINANLIWLREGKLKYQEKIYYGFDNMVEALVGILRGENTGKAVVKVN